ATATACCTTGTCGCACTTCATGCGTTTCAGCCGAAAAGCGTATGTCAACTTCTGAAGTTGAGATGCGCACCCAGAACACCAGATCTCACCCAGAACAAAGCTTAATCTTTTTCTGATATAGGCAAATTTGGGCTCTTTAGGCATTCATACAGGACTCAAATCCATCCTCTCTTCAAGAAAGTTCTTCTTGTATGGGAGAGAGGCAACAATCCACAGATACTTATCCTTCTTTGTCCGAGTGACGTAGCTGCTGTGATGGGAGCAACTTTATGGTCAAGCCAAAATCATAAAGGTGGTTGATGGTGGTTTTCTTCTCGCAAGTGAAGTCGACAACTCATCGCTGATTCCAACGAGGAACCGTGGATTTACAGGATTCGATggtaaaagaaaatcaacagCTTTGCAGCAAGCAAGCATTGAATTCCGCTGTGGAAACAGGCTACCTTGAGTGCGTCACTGTCACATTTTTACGATACTTAGAAAATTCATAGTATTTCGCAGATAGAGGGACAACTTCAAATCGAATTTCCACCGATCTCTTTCCGTGTAATAACGACTCGCAAATGTCGTGCCTCGTCCTGAACCGATCATAGATACCAGAGATagatttaatattttttcaaatgagcgCTTTTGACCGAAATAGAGGAGCTTCTCTAGAGGGTTCTTGTCCGTTgagcagaataaaaaaaaacagagtgaCATaggtttggaaaaagaaaaaaaagaaaaccaagaaTCGCAGATATTGGTACCAATTGTCATTGTAGGAACTCACAGCAGACGATGCTTCTTAGATGGTTTCCGTCAGTTGAAGTCATTTACACTGAAAGGACTTATAACTCCTCTGAAATGAAGTTCTTAGAACTTTCTACGGTACTCTAGTGTAAAATTGACCTACTTGAACTTCTaatatattttagaaaaaaagaagaaattcattcagaactttttttcagcCACATCTAAATTTGATAGAGACGATTGTTCTTTATTGACAGATGTTACTGATggtgtcagttttttttgtgatgacaTTCCTTTTTCAGGGCTCTGAAATCACAAATGAGATAATTTTTGTATACAAACGTATTGATTTTATCCTATACACAAAACATTATTATATAGTCCTTTGGTTTTCCAAAATCGAGATAAACGAAACTTTACAAAGTCTCAAATgtacttttcttcattcaatACATTCTtcttccgtctttttttttgtagattttcctCTCTACTGCAATCCTCCGCAGACCCGATTTTATGCGGTTGAAAAAACTGCAACTTATTTTTGGGATGACCCGACAGTACGGGAGAAATctcacataaaataaaaaaatctgattctCCCTTTTAATGTTAtaagacaaaagaaaatataaggaAGAACTCGatacgaagaaaaagtaaCGATTAAGGAGTGTGAACTCATCAACTCAACCCATTCTGATCGATAATAGAACTCGATGAGTGGCACCAAATCCCCTTCTGCTGCTGCACTCAATCCTTCGAACGTTCGGTATCCGTCCctctttattgtttttcagaacttttttcattttctttcattcattccttcatATCCTCCTCCAGCTGTTTTCTCGAAATAATCTGTGCAACTATCTCGTCTTAGCAGCTATTTTTGGACCATAGGAACTCCCAAAACTTTCTCAAAGCTTTTTTCCGGGAACGTTTTGAGAGCTTTAAATTGTGAGAAGTAAAACTGTAAGATGTTGCAGATTTTTGCTCTGCGAAACAGTTTGGTTGGCTCAGCAAATGGTGGCTCATGTGTACTTTGATGTAGTGGATAAGTAGCTCTTTCGAGTTCATTGGGAGCGCGAAGGGGTATGAAATTTGCCATTTACGGTGTGCCAGCGGATTGCTGCGATAATAGGATGTTCCTGCTGATTCTAAGTTCTTTTCCAAATGGATTAGGCGCAGATATTGAAGACCATCACGTTCTTAAAGACAGTCTTTAAGAACGTGATGGTTCACCAGCCCCGCTAGTTGGTGAGAATGGCCTTTGacaaagacgagtttgtcgaaacgtgaggccaataataaagtctcacctaaacctcgttggcataacaagaaaacataaatacactctcCAATCCCGAGgtttaaagaagaaaggacttggagattgtggTTGTAGCTGTTGCTTCTGTTAGATTTATCTACAAGGAAAATAACTGAATTTGATAGAACTCATCATGACTAAAGATTCACAGCTGAGGGTAGGACAAGAGGAAAAGTCAACCGTAACATCCGTTGCCCCTAACGAAAGGTTAAAACTGACACCAAAGTTGTGTGATTGTAGACTTGGTCACCAGTGCCTGCCGCTACCGTACCCCGATTCGTATTGGTTAAGGATAACCAGTGACACGAACACTCATTACTCACTTGGTACGTTCCTTTGCTGAGAAGAAAACTCCACAGGATCATGAAATCAACAGCTGTGAATCTAGGTGCTTATAATCAGCAGCAAAAACTTATCGGAGCTATTGGTGTGATTAGGCGCGTGGGAGATTATTTCGACGTAAAAATTCTGAACGTTGAAGAGCAGAAACTTAtcaatacctatagaaaggtacaaaagatggaatttttctgttgTCTTTTGGATACTATAAAATTTAGGTATGTTACATAACAACATTAATGGTCGCACCTGAATTTCGCAAGATTGGCGTTGCCACACAACTTTTACAACGCGCCAGTACAGTACTACTTCAGGAGGGCAGCCAGTTGGTTAGCAAAAACTCGGATTCCCTGACTCTACatttaaaaatcaacaatttcagATATACTTGCATGTTTTGCATTCAAACCTGCCAGCAATTCGGCTATATGAAAAAATGGGCTATGAGAAAGTTGTGGCGATACCAAAGTGAGAGGAATCGAATTGCTAAGCGATCAGTATGATTAAAAATTGACTTGCAGTTACTACACAATTAATGGTGTCCAGGAAGCGGGTTTAGTCTATTGCAAACGTCTTGCTGTACCGGTATGCCATGAATGTCTCGTGAACGGTGGCGGATATTGTACGATCTCGTGATACACGTGCCAATCGACCAACTGCCGATGATTACAAGTGATCTGATGAAGTGTGCTATGAAATGTGTAATCTCGTATAAATGTACGAATTAGATGacttgaacaaagaaaaacctaCGAGACAACAATCCTGTCGTATGCCTTTTTACCAAGGAAACGCTATCAGTTTATTTCAAATGGTGATACGTTACTTCCGAACACTTATACAATCTTTAATTTCTGATTTTGCGAAAGGAAAGACTTAAGTACAAACTCTACAAAAGTCAAACTTGAATCCTCAAGCACTCGAAAGATGAAGTAGTTTTTCACCTCAACTAATGACAGTAAATAGATGGAGCActtctttgaaggaaaataCGGTCACTGTCAGGATGCTTGTTGTTTGTTGCTTTGCAAGCTGTCCGCAGTCTTCCACCATCGACCCTGTGTTTCGACGTTCGGTCAAGAATCAACAAATAATGCAACTTTAATAGTACCACAGCTGCATCGTGTTGCGTAGGAAGGTAGGCCCACAAAGAACATCATGACCCATCGTTCTTTGTTACGGTATCCATGGACAGCTgcaaactcgtttttttttttgcaacgactGCAAAGCAACTGCCCCTGGTCGGTACTCATTATGTAACGGGCAGTGCcagatttcatgctcttgacCGGGAACTCGCACttccgaaaagaaaattcgtggTGACGCCTTACCAGTGAGGATGATCGCTCTCGACACAGGAGTTGACAAGAGTGACAAAAGGTTCGAGTAAAACTTCTcagtaatgatttccatcttaCGCCGAGAAGAAGTATGAATCCCGTCTGTTCAAGCTGTTAGCAGAATATTACTTTCGTGAAGGTCTCTGCCACACTTCTTCCTTATTTGTGCtgtatcaaatttttcttctcattgtgTTTTGAAAGATCTTCCTataacgcttttctgcagctggtgtttgctactaaccgaaTGAGGTGCGATACAATCGAATCGAGCCTTAAAGTCAACAATTTCTTGGTGGTTTCCAAAATTCGGTACAAGGTTGTCGGCAAGGTACGTTCAGCACAAGCTCGTAATCCCTGACCAagtcgtagtccacgtttgggtccctACTTATGTGTCAATCGCCTCGGAACAAGGAGTTCTCGAGTATGCAATTGTCGTATACgaattatttcttcctttgttgCCAATAacaaatgttcttttccatcttgtGACTGAGTCGTATTTTTGCTTGAAAGAGACAGTGATCAGAAGCACTACAAGGATGGCACTATCGAGACCTCAAGTAGACACAACCTTCGGCTGGTATTTGGTCGTGTCATTGAATGATTTCCATGTCCATCTACGATGAACTTTTCCTTACGAAAGAGACGAACGAAAGAGACGAAACAGTCCGGGAAGACAATGGCTGTTTTCGCTCCCTAGTCCAAATTTTCCGATCAtgcattcctcttctgtgccctttcttagttttgcgttgaagtctccgacaaaaAATTTGCGGAAGGATTTCTCGTTGTGGACTCCTTCTTCCAGCTCCTCACTAAACTTGTCCAAATGCGTAGGCGAAAAAGGGACAGACGAGGTGACATGATCTTGCGAGAATCGAAGAGATTGACGACATGCACGACGAAACCAACACCACCTTTACTTCACGACGGAACTTGGTctcttgcagagcaatcaAGCGGGATTTCATGCGTTCTGCAGCTCTGAgaggcatgcaggtcagcgtctgtagACTATCCTGTCCTCGCGTTGTAAGAACaaagtctgagacagtctccatgccAAGTCGAGCATGTGTCGCCTTGGttcagaatcaaagacgtGCTGAGTAACCTGAGACTCACCGACTGCCATACCGTCTGGCGTCTCTGACGGCAGGGTTCGCTGCGCAGGGTACCAGGACAGTGTATGATGTACTGGAGCGGCAAGTGGAGTTTTCTCAATGCCAAGCATGCCTGGTCACAGCTTAACTTTCATTGCAGGtagatcagggagccaccttgctACATTTtaccaagacggtggtgaatatTAGCGCTGGCCTACTCTAAGCAATCCTGAGATGTCCAGACATCAAAGGTGTCAAACTCCCTCTCAGTTTGGGAGACCCTGCAAAAGGACGCGCCTCCGCTGTGCATGCAAATTTATGTCCAGAGGAATACCAGAGAACAGATGACGTTTCGTCTTCACAATGACTTATTTACttacattcatttcttcaaaattaacgACATCGAGAATGAGAATTTCATCCAGCATCACTTACTTGGAACTACTTTTGAGCTTTCGAGGGTACTATACAGTTTACCTAAGAAGGTGtacaaaatagtaaaaataaatactatttCGGAAGCTAGCGAATAACAGCTTCAGCAATAATAAGTCCACCGTTTGATGTTTTCGCCCAATTTGAAAATGATAGGAGTTTCTATGTGAAAAGccatttgtttacttttcttttctagagaATATACGATATCAACCTATTTTTCCTATACTGCCAGTGGAATGCAGCCCGCAGTAAATACGGCGGCGGTGTTCCACCGCTGTAATAAAAGCGCAAACAGATTTGATCTTAGCGGTCCGGCGTCAGTGGGTTATCGTTCTGTCCCTTCGGGGAATCTCCCATTGGCACAAACTTGACtgctattttacttttttagcACTTCTAACTGGCCAAATTGGACGACCTGGTTTGTTTTCAGGGTATCGTAGCcgtaaatatttgattttcgCTAAAGTTCTGCAGATAAATATTTGGGAGTTCAAATTAACTCTGTTAGTGACTTCTTCATATGATCCACAAAATAAGCTTACGGTACATTGGATACTGTGGATGTTAAACCATGTCAGTATAGTTAAAGACCATCTACAGAATCATTCAACCGtcaaatttcatgaaagtaagatttaaaggcatcatcccacgaatctggtgtgatGCAGGtctcaggtgggttatacctatacggagtcgtagattatggggaggagggtgattccgtacatttcttcctaactgccgtaaaaaacgccgcggaagatgcggctacaggcgttccggggcgctatttcctacaactggtacgattgcagcgcgccagcctcgtgcacgcaccgcatcttccgagccgttttttacggcaattaggaggaaatggacggaatcaccctctttctcataatctacgaccctctataaacataacccacctgaaactctgATTCATGGGtagatgcctttaaatacggTATCAATCGAAAGAGCGCGCTTTTTACGctctaatttctatttttgtattcTCTGCCTTAGCTAAATTGAGTATCGGGCCTTTAGGGGAATTTCCCATTGGCACAAACGTGACTGTCACTTTACTTTTTCTATTGTATGCGTGCGGAGTTGTGAATTCTGTAAggattttgtagaaaattcttataattgaaaacattcatcactttaaaaatataaatgaaacaaaatacaaaatttcaaagccGCAAAATTCCGCACGCATTTTGACATTCATGTGATTGTTTCATCAATAATCTTGTCCACGAACAATAATCGACGTGTCTTCGTTATGCAGCAGCGCTGAGTCATCGATTGCATCGATTGCTCGCTGTCTGAAGGCAACGACAAATCGAGAAATGGAAATGACGGAGattttaatggaaaaagtgaaagtcagTTGCACCCATTTAGCTTACCAAATCCATAATTCAATgctatttcaaatatttcgatTTCCTGCAAAACTGTGCGAATTCAAAAAAGGCGGAGCGTACTATAACGAAGGTGTACAAAATATTGGAAGCAAACACTTAGGAATAGCAGATTTTGCAACTTCTACCTGTCTTACGTTTTTTCAAGGTGAAGGATTTCAAGGCAATATCTTTCAAAGCAACCACAGAAAACTATCCGAGACACATCTGTAGATAATAAATTCACCATTTCATGTTTTCACTCAGTTTGAAAACAGTAGATGTTTAAagaattatttacttttctctTCTAGAGAATAAACAGAGTCAAAatatcagaattttttctcctgtaaCAACGAGGAGAATGCGGCCTGCTCTGCGCAGGTGCTGCACCGCGGTGTTCTAGGAACGCCAACAGGTCTAACCATTGCGGTCCGGCGCCATTGAGGTATCGTTCACTCCTCCCTTCGAGAAATTTCCCATCGGTACAAGCTTGACCACAACAtactttttctgcagtttcgAAGTCACTATGGAGATTTCGAGGCAGTtggcagcaaaaaaaatgaatgaatcctACAGCTTATCAATTTCAAAGATTACATTACCTTTCGAGTCCTTTACTGAACTTAATTaaggtagaaaataaaataaaatagaaattaaagtaTAAAAAGCGCGCTCCTTCGATTGATACGTATTTATATATTACTTTCACGAAATTTGACGTTGGAATGATTCTATAGATGCTGCTTAACTACACTTACATGGTTCGACATTTTACGGCATCCGAGATGCCataagtttatttttgtggatcatatgaagaaatttttatcatttttttcgtataataGTGCATGGAGCGGGATACGTAGGCTTAGTGAAGAGTTTTATACTAGTTTTGTAGTTTGTTTCGCTCTCTGGGAGGGGTGCTCTAAGAGCTTAAATGTAAGGATTCGATTTCTGACCAATTCTGGATAATTGTGCAAGTCGCAGTTGTAGGTGCCAGATCGTTTGTTGATGGGAGAGGGTTACACACCACCtacaccaaaaaaaaccctctCAGCTAGGTGTAAAGTTCCCCCCTAATTCCAGGCTATCTCCTGAAAAGCTTCAGTTTATGGAAATTGAAACTCTGTCCTACTTTTTGCGTAGCTGTGCATAATTAGCCTTCGTTAAGGAgagattttaagattttattaTGAGTCCGATCACGAACGCTAGTCCAATTACACGAAAAAGGGTCCTTAGAGGCGtcctggaagaaaaacaaacgataaagCTTATAGAAAAGGACTCTATGAACACCATATAGTCCTATTCATTGACTGCTGTGCGAAAAAAGACAccataaaaa
This is a stretch of genomic DNA from Necator americanus strain Aroian chromosome II, whole genome shotgun sequence. It encodes these proteins:
- a CDS encoding hypothetical protein (NECATOR_CHRII.G5242.T1), which produces MTKDSQLRVGQEEKSTVTSVAPNERLKLTPKLCDCRLGHQCLPLPYPDSYWLRITSDTNTHYSLGAYNQQQKLIGAIGVIRRVGDYFDVKILNVEEQKLINTYRKVCYITTLMVAPEFRKIGVATQLLQRASTVLLQEGSQLIYLHVLHSNLPAIRLYEKMGYEKVVAIPNYYTINGVQEAGLVYCKRLAVPVCHECLVNGGGYCTIS
- a CDS encoding hypothetical protein (NECATOR_CHRII.G5243.T1), with the protein product MLGIEKTPLAAPVHHTLSWYPAQRTLPSETPDGMAVDFVLTTRGQDSLQTLTCMPLRAAERMKSRLIALQETKFRREVKVVLVSSCMSSISSILARSCHLVCPFFAYAFGQV